GCGGTCTGGCTCCCGTTCCTGGGGTTCCTTTCCCGCCACCGCGCCCTCGAGATCCTCGCCTTCGTCGTCTGCTACAAGCTCGCCGACAACCTGGCGGGGGCGCTCGTCAGCCCGTTCCTCATCGACATGGGGTACGGACCGACCGATCGCGGATTCTGGCGCGGGTGGATCTCGACGTTCGGAGTCGTCGGCGGGACGTTTCTCGGCGGCGCCCTCACCCCGGTGCTCGGGATGGGTCGCGCGCTGTGGATCTTCGGATTCCTCCAGATCGCCTCGAACGTCGGATACGTCTTCGTCGCCGACGCCGGACCCGACCGGTGGCTGATGTTCTCCGCGGTGGCCGTCGAGGCCGCCACGACCGGGCTCGGGACCGGCGCCTTCTTCGTGATGCTCCTGCGTCTCACGCAGAAGCGCTTCTCCGCGACCCAGTACGCCCTCTTCTCGAGCCTGTTCGGGATCCCTCGCATCGTGTCGGGGCCGATCTGCGGGTTCCTCGTCGACGCCGTCGGGTGGAAGGCGTTCTTCTGGTTCACGATCGCGATGGGGATCCCGGGGCTCTTGTTCCTCGCGCGGTTCGTCCCCTGGGGGGTGCGCGAGGTCGAGTTCGAGATCGAGCCCCCGAAACGCGAGCCGATTTCCGCCGCGGGACTGCGGCGCCGCGCGTTCTTCGGCGGTGCGGGCGCCCTCGTCGCGGCCGTCCTGATCGTCGCGACCCTCGACGCCCTGAAGGCGATGCGCGGGAAGCCCGAGGCGAGCTTCGACCTCGTCGCCGCGCTCGGCGCCCTCGCCCGGCCGGACGACGTGGGCTCGTGGACGACCGTCGGCGGTATCCTCGTCGTGGGTGCCGCCGGCGCCCTCTTCGCCGCGGCGTACGCCGCCGCGCGGAGCGGCGCGGGCCAGGACGAATAACGGAGCTCACCCTTGGCCTCTTGGCCCGTCGTCGCGATCACCGGCGCCTCGAGCGGAATCGGGCGGTCCCTCGCCGTGAAGCTCGCGGCCCGCGGGTCGGCGGTGGCCCTGCTCGCAAGAAGACCGGACGCCCTCGAGGAGACCGCCGCGCTCGTTGGCGCGGCGGGCGGACGGGCCGCGGTGCTCCCCTGCGACGTGCGCGACCGTGCCGGGACCGCGGCGGCCCTCGCCGCCGCGGCGGCGGAACTCGGCCCGATCGATCTGCTGCTCGCGAACTCGGGGATCGCCGTTCCCGCGAAGGCGACGCGCTACGACGCCGCCGCGATCGCCGACACCTTCGAGACGAACGTGATCGGCGTGACGAACGCCATCGCCGCGGTGCTCCCCTCGATGCTCGAGCGCGGCCGGGGCCACCTCGTCGGCATCTCGAGCATCCTCTCGTTCCGCGCGCTCGCCTCGCACGCGCCGTATTGCGCGAGCAAGGTGGCGGTGAACTACCTCCTCGAGGGGCTGCGCACCCAGGTCGCTCCCCGCGGGATCAAAGTCACGACGGTGTGCCCCGGCTTCGTCGAGACGCCGATGATCGAGCGCAACCGGCACCCCAAGCCCGGGCTCGTCACCGTGGACGACGCGGCGAACCGGATCCTGCGCGGCCTCGATCGAGGAAAACGGGTCGTCGCCTTCCCCGCGCACATCGCCCTTTTCATGCGGATCGTGACGCTGCTTCCGGCGCCGGTGTGGGAGCGGATCGCGCGGAAGGTCGGATGATCGAGTGGCTCCTCGCGGTGGCCCTCGCCGCTCCGAGAGATCCGCTCCCCGACGGCGTCTCCTGCAACACCGCCAGGAACGCGGTCCCGAAGGAGAAGGAGATCGCCGGGGCGCCGGAGTTCGAGCCGCCGCAGATTCTCGAGAGCCCCGGCGCGGTCGCCCCCGCCGGGCGCGAGACGGAGAGCGTGAAGGTCCTCGTGCGCGTCGTCGTGTGCACCGACGGAATCCCGCGCACGCCCACGATCGTGATCAGCGGAACGAAGGAGTTCGACGCGGCCGCCGCGACCGCCGTGCTCCGCTGGCGCTTCGTTCCCGGCAAGCGCCACGGCGTCCCCGCCGCGATGAGCTACACCACGCTCGTGCGGTTCGGGCCGGTGACGGCACCGCAGGAGCCGAGCGGGAGCTAGCTCGCGTAGATCTCCATGATCTTCCCGAGCAGCTTCACGGCTTCGGCCTTCGGGCGCTGGAAGGCGTTCCGTCCCATGATCGAGCCGAAGCCGCCGCCGTCGCGGATCGCCTTCGCCTCCTCGAACAACTTGTCGTCCGAGGTCTTCGCGCCGCCCGAGAAGATCACGATGCGGCGGCCGGCGAACGAGGACTGCACGACGTGCCGCACGCGCTCGGCGAGGGTGCCGATCGGGATCTTCTCCCCCTCGTAGACCTTCTTCGCCGCGGCCTGCTCGAGGTGGGCGGTGGGGAGCTTCACCTTCACGATGTCGGCGCCGAGCTGGCAGGCGATCTGGGCGGCGTACGCGCAGACGTCCATCCCGGTCTCGCCGTCCTTCGACAGCTGCTCGCCGCGCGGGTAGCTCCAGATCACGGCGGCGAGGCCGTGTTCGTGGGCCGTCTCGATGAGCTCGCGCACCTGCTCGTACATGCGGCCGTTGAGCGAGGAGCCGGGGTAGATCGTGTATCCGATCGCGGCGCACCCGAGACGCAGCGCTTCGTGCACGCTCGACGTCTGCACCGAGATCGGGTTCGCCTCCTCGTGCAGCGTCTCGTGGTTGTTCACCTTCAGGATCAGCGGGATCTCGCCGGCGAAGACGCCCGCGCCCGCCTTGAGGAAGCCCAGCGGCGCGGCGTAGGCGTTGCAGCCCGACTCGATCGCGAGCTGGAAGTGGTAGTGCGGGTCGTACCCCGGAGGGTTGGGCGCGAACGAGCGCGCGGGACCGTGCTCGAACCCCTGGTCGACGGGGAGGATCACCATCCGGCCGGTTCCCGCGAGGGTGCCGTGGTTGAGCATCCGGGCCAGGTTCGTGCGGACACCCGGGTTCTCCGCGTCGTAGTTCGAGAGGATCTGGCGGATTCGTTCGTTCATCGCTCGTTCGCTCCGTGATGAGGTCCGATCGCGGCGTAGGATCGCGCATCCGGGCGGAACGGCGCAAGCCGTGGGGGTTGTCGGTATCTTGCTCCCGTTCCGAGGAGGCCTCTTGAAACGCCCTCGCATCGCCTATCGCGTCGCCATGAGCCGGCCGAACAGCCACCTCTTCGAGGTGACGATGACCGTGGAGCGCCCCGGCGGCCCGACGGTCAACCTCGTGATGCCGGCCTGGACGCCGGGGTCGTATCTCATCCGGGAATACGCGCGGCACGTGCAGGAGTTCTCCGCCGAGGCGGACGGCGTCCCCGCGACCTGGCGCAAGGCCGCCAAGGACACCTGGCGCGTGCGTACGGGGCGAGCGCGCAGGCTCGTCGTCCGCTACAAGCTCTACGCGTTCGAGTTGTCGGTCCGGACCAACCACCTCGACGCGTCCCATGGCTTCTTCACCGGGGCGGCGACGTTCCTCTTCGTCCCCGGACGCACCGCCGAGCCGCACGGGCTCACCGTCGAGGCGCCGGACGGCTGGTCGATCTTCACCGGCCTCCGGAAGAGCGGGCGCGCGTTCGTCGCGGAGGACTTCGACGAGCTCGTCGACTGCCCGGTCGAATGCGGCCCGCACCGCGATCTGCCCTTCCGCGTCGACCGGAAGCCGCACCGGATCGCGATCTGGGGGCGAGGGAACGAGGACGAGAAGACGCTCGTCGCCGACGTCCAGGCGATCGTCAAGGCGCAGGCGGAGTTCTTCGGCGGGCTGCCCTACCGCGACTACACCTTCATCGTGCACCTCGCGAACGGCCGCGGCGGGCTCGAGCACCGCAATTCGACCGTGCTCCTGTGCGACCGCTGGACGTTCCGGCCGCAGACGGCGTACGAGCGGTTCCTGGCGCTCGTGTCGCACGAGTTCTTCCACGTCTGGGTCGTGAAACGCCTGCGCCCCGAGACGCTCGGCCCCTTCGATCCCCGCGCCGAGAACTACACGCGGCAGCTGTGGACGATGGAAGGGATCACGACCTACTACGAAAAACGGTTCCTCGTGTCGGCCGACCTCATGTCGGGGCGGAGGTGGATGGAGCTTCTCGCCGACGACGTCGTCGCGCTGCAGTCGCAGCCCGGACGCCGGCTGCAGAGCCTCGAGGAGTCGAGTTTCGACACCTGGATCAAGCTCTACCGCCCCGACGAGAACAGCGTCAACTCGGGGATCTCGTATTACCTCAAGGGCTCGATCGTCGCGTTCCTGCTCGACCTCGAGATCCGGCACCGGACCTCGGGCAAAACCTCGCTCGACGACGTCCTCCGCCATCTCGTGGCGGCGCACCCCGCGTCGCGCCCGGGGTTCGCGGAAACGGACGGGTTCCTCGCCGCGGTCGAGAAGGTGGCGGGGGCGCACGGCGGGGCCTTCCGGCGGTTCTTCGAGCGCTACGTCGCCGGGCGCGACGAGCTCGACCTGGCGCAGGGGCTCGCCTACGCCGGACTCGTCCCGGAATGGGGCTGGAGGCGGCCGGTCGACGGGCGCTCCCCGGCGTGGCTGGGCGCGAGCTTCCGGAAGGAAGGGGAGCGCACGCTCGTCGCGACGAGTCGTTCCGACGGCCCCGCCCACGCCGCGGGGCTCTACCCCGGCGACGAGCTGCTGGCCCTGGACGGCCGTCGGGTGGACGAGACCTCGCTCGCGGCGCGACTGGCGGAGCGCAAGCCCGGCGACGTCGTCACGCTCACCGCGTTCCGCCGCGACGAGCTCGTGGACGTTCCGGTGCGCCTCGCGGCCGCTCCCAAGGACCAGCTCCGCATCGTCCCCTCCCCCCGGCCCGATGCCCTCCAGCGCAAGATCCGTCGCGATCTGGGGCTCGCCGAGCTGCGGGGCTGAGCCGTGCGTCTCGACCTCCCCGTGACCGGCATGCACTGCGCCGGCTGCGTCGTCGCGGTCGAGAAGGCGATCGCCGGCGTCGGGGGGGTCGGGTCGGTCGTCGTCAACCTCGCGACGCAGCGCGCGACGGTCGTTTTCGACCCGGCGATCGCGACGGCCGACGCGATCGCCGACGCCGTCCGCCGCGCGGGGTACGACGCCGTCGTGCCGAAGGACGCCGGCGAGGCCGACGCCGCCGAGGTCCGC
The window above is part of the Candidatus Polarisedimenticolaceae bacterium genome. Proteins encoded here:
- a CDS encoding MFS transporter, with translation MTDPSPKGWRAFVAAMRSWRTASVALQSFASGLPLGLILIAIPDWMRSIGVDIKTVGLITLAQAPWSFKILWSPLMDRWSPPFLGRRRGWIAIAQVVLLALMLGLAGVGGHPDTPWVVGAFALAIAFAGATQDIAIDAYAVDVLRKEEHGVAVGARTALYRAAMILAGNLAIWAAASISWPLVLVGLALMFLPMLLVVARSPEPPEPAVAPKTIRQAVWLPFLGFLSRHRALEILAFVVCYKLADNLAGALVSPFLIDMGYGPTDRGFWRGWISTFGVVGGTFLGGALTPVLGMGRALWIFGFLQIASNVGYVFVADAGPDRWLMFSAVAVEAATTGLGTGAFFVMLLRLTQKRFSATQYALFSSLFGIPRIVSGPICGFLVDAVGWKAFFWFTIAMGIPGLLFLARFVPWGVREVEFEIEPPKREPISAAGLRRRAFFGGAGALVAAVLIVATLDALKAMRGKPEASFDLVAALGALARPDDVGSWTTVGGILVVGAAGALFAAAYAAARSGAGQDE
- a CDS encoding SDR family NAD(P)-dependent oxidoreductase, producing the protein MASWPVVAITGASSGIGRSLAVKLAARGSAVALLARRPDALEETAALVGAAGGRAAVLPCDVRDRAGTAAALAAAAAELGPIDLLLANSGIAVPAKATRYDAAAIADTFETNVIGVTNAIAAVLPSMLERGRGHLVGISSILSFRALASHAPYCASKVAVNYLLEGLRTQVAPRGIKVTTVCPGFVETPMIERNRHPKPGLVTVDDAANRILRGLDRGKRVVAFPAHIALFMRIVTLLPAPVWERIARKVG
- a CDS encoding TonB family protein — translated: MIEWLLAVALAAPRDPLPDGVSCNTARNAVPKEKEIAGAPEFEPPQILESPGAVAPAGRETESVKVLVRVVVCTDGIPRTPTIVISGTKEFDAAAATAVLRWRFVPGKRHGVPAAMSYTTLVRFGPVTAPQEPSGS
- a CDS encoding class I fructose-bisphosphate aldolase, whose translation is MNERIRQILSNYDAENPGVRTNLARMLNHGTLAGTGRMVILPVDQGFEHGPARSFAPNPPGYDPHYHFQLAIESGCNAYAAPLGFLKAGAGVFAGEIPLILKVNNHETLHEEANPISVQTSSVHEALRLGCAAIGYTIYPGSSLNGRMYEQVRELIETAHEHGLAAVIWSYPRGEQLSKDGETGMDVCAYAAQIACQLGADIVKVKLPTAHLEQAAAKKVYEGEKIPIGTLAERVRHVVQSSFAGRRIVIFSGGAKTSDDKLFEEAKAIRDGGGFGSIMGRNAFQRPKAEAVKLLGKIMEIYAS
- a CDS encoding PDZ domain-containing protein, which encodes MKRPRIAYRVAMSRPNSHLFEVTMTVERPGGPTVNLVMPAWTPGSYLIREYARHVQEFSAEADGVPATWRKAAKDTWRVRTGRARRLVVRYKLYAFELSVRTNHLDASHGFFTGAATFLFVPGRTAEPHGLTVEAPDGWSIFTGLRKSGRAFVAEDFDELVDCPVECGPHRDLPFRVDRKPHRIAIWGRGNEDEKTLVADVQAIVKAQAEFFGGLPYRDYTFIVHLANGRGGLEHRNSTVLLCDRWTFRPQTAYERFLALVSHEFFHVWVVKRLRPETLGPFDPRAENYTRQLWTMEGITTYYEKRFLVSADLMSGRRWMELLADDVVALQSQPGRRLQSLEESSFDTWIKLYRPDENSVNSGISYYLKGSIVAFLLDLEIRHRTSGKTSLDDVLRHLVAAHPASRPGFAETDGFLAAVEKVAGAHGGAFRRFFERYVAGRDELDLAQGLAYAGLVPEWGWRRPVDGRSPAWLGASFRKEGERTLVATSRSDGPAHAAGLYPGDELLALDGRRVDETSLAARLAERKPGDVVTLTAFRRDELVDVPVRLAAAPKDQLRIVPSPRPDALQRKIRRDLGLAELRG